ACTTTTGCTCCGTACGATCGATTTTCCgactttttttctatttttagtaACTTTTTTGTCGTTTTGTGATAAAAAATTTTTCTGAAAAGTTTTCAAGGGAAAAAAATTGAGGAAGCGAAAAAATTTGACGAGAAAAGTTGGAAAGGAAAAATTTCAAagaacaaacaaataaaaattgagGAGAAAACTTTTACATTCAAAACGAGAAAACATTGAAAATTTTTTTATGCAtccaaacgaaaagaaaaagCTCTGAAAAAAATTAATCCAAAATCAGaagaaaaattcaggaaaaaaattttgcaaaaaaaaaaatttacctgcgcggcggcgccgccgcggtcccGCCCCggcgcgctgctgccgccgcagaTCCGGCGCCGCGGGCTGCTGGCGCCGGGAAGGGAGGCGGAGGTGCGGCCCACGGAGGGAGCTGCCGGAAGGAGGCGGACGGAGCCGCCGGAAGGAGGCGTAGGTGCGGCGTGCGGAGGGGaattgaggcggcggcggccgcggccggggcaagcgcgcgggcgcggcgctgCCGGCGGAAGACGAAGCGAGCCaaggtggaggaaggagaaaatgaaaaaggggaaaagagaaATGTGAGAGCGGAGGGTTGAGTCGACCGTAAAATCAGAATTGGGTCTTTTTTCCCTTTCTTCTGAATTGCAAACTTTGAATACATACACATGCCAAAATGCATGCGTACtggatttttcttttcattatcTATTTAAATGGAACTGAACTGATTCTTGAAAAAGAGTGTAAAAAAGGGCATTATGTGTAAAGATCAGCCACACAAGTGCCGATCCATTCGAGTTTGATCGACAACTAGATCACCAATTTTAACGGAATAACACATGAAGAAGCAGAACACATAAGCCCAAGGGCACCATGAAAATCAAGGCATAAATGTAGGAGACATCTACGCTGACCATCAGAGGGTTGCTTGGCGTCGCCTCCCTTGCGTCCAGAATCTTGGCGAGCACTTCCTTGACAACAGCGGGGCAACGCCTCGCCAGATGCTCGACGTCATCCGTCGCCATGACCGCTCTCGTGTTCCTCCCAGCAGCGATGAACTCCAGGCACTTGTCCTTGAGCTTCCAGCACTGGTGGTGCTCGGCTACCACCAGCATCGGCAGCACCGTGCTTGCGCTGAAGCTGTGCTTGCACAGCTTGTTCTCAGTGACCGGCTTCAGGTCCTTGAGATTGTACCGGTCAGCCGCCACGATCAGATCCTGGGCTATCACGGCGGCCTCTTCCCTCGCGTTCGGCACCGTCGCCGGCAGCGAGTCGGTGTACAGGTAATGCAGCAGGGCCTCGAACGCGTCGGGGTGCATGTCGCAGATGCGGATGTGGCTGCTGCCGGTGGCCTTCTCCTTGGCTGGGCCGAAGAAATCCTCCATGAAGACCGACGACCGGGCGGCGAGCACGAGCTTGTGCGCGGCGAACACCTTGCCGCACACCTCGAAGTCCACTTCCGCGCCCTGCTTGGTCTCGAGAAGGCGGCCGAGATCCGCGGGCAGGCCGGACATGGAGATGGAGGAGCGCAGCGCCGGTGCAGGCGCCCTGCTTGAtgctcccgccggcgccgctgcctgCTGGACTgatggtcgcggcggcggctttgGTATTGGCGCCGACATGGCAGAACGCCAGAGGCGCGCGGCCGTTCTCTCTCAGGCGATCACGTCGTCAGTTGTAGACCTGCAAATCACGCCTTCGCGTGATCTTCCAAACATACTACCAGATTTATTGGTTTTGGTTGTTTTTTTTGTGGAATATTGGTTTTGGTTGTTGATTATATCGCACACCCTAATTGTACTAATTATCAATTTTTGCCCAGTTAGTATGCAGCAAGAAATCACTTTTGTAAATTACTGCGTACAAGAGCACAATGATCCAAGCATCTTGAATCGTCATTGGAACTCCAGAAGAACACCACTATCCTCCATGGCACAGCTGCTCCAGTACAGGTGCACAATGGATGCTGCTCGTCTTCAAAATCGCAGAAAGCACATAATTAAATTGAATGTGATGCTCCAAATGCGCAGAAAGACATGCATAGAGGAAAGGAAAAAATCCGATTTATACCCTCCAACTATCGTAAAAGTCCATTTTAAATCTTTTAATTGCAAAATCGGACAACAAAGACCATCCAACTTCGAAACCGGACGGATTGGCTCTTACTGTAGTTTCGAAGGtgattttatattttaaaaatgaaaaaaaattctagttagatctaaaaaatcaaaactaatttattttaaattagaaaaaaatagaaaattagtactaaaAATTGTctaaaatataacctatctattattgctctacttgaatcttagttattcaaaagaaaatagGCATAACCACAAACatccaaatattatgaacataaaagaATTATATCTGAATAACTTACAAGTATTATGCCACTATATAGTTACATTTTTTAAAACTTTTGATGcttatttcatgattttttaacttaaaatgaattacttatgaattttttagttGAAATATGAATAATTTTAGTTCTCACACAAAATGGAAAACTATATAAGGGGCTAAATTTGTCTGGGTTTAACAGTTGTATGGTCTCTCTTATCCGATTTCAACGTTGATGgttgaaaattggacttttgtgatagtttgaGGATGTAAATTAAACTGAACTTTTTCCTATAGGGAAACATAAACCTCACAACATTTATTGAAAAATGACCAAGTACCACACGATTACAACGTATGCTGAAACTAAAATAACTTCGTCAATACAGGCCAGTGTTAAGCTTGCCGTAGTGTTTCTCTAGATGAAAAGAATGACCACTGCATCTCTAATGTTTTTTATGAATaccaaataaacaccaaaaggAGCATCTGGAAACAGCAAGCAAAAATGAAAGCTTTGATGAGACGCATGCTCCTCGCCATCCTTGTCTCCAAAATCTCAACGATCACATCCTTCACGGCAGAGGGCTGGGGCTGCTTCTTGCCAGATTCTCAATGTCGTTCGTCGCCATGATCGCCCACGCGTTGGCTCTAGAACCGATGAACCCTAGGCACATCTTCTTCAGCTTGCAGCACTGGTATTGCTCCGCTATTGCCAGCATCAGCAGGACCGTGCTCACGCCGACATGGCTACACAGCTTGTTCTCCGTCAGTGACTTGAGATCCTTCAGGTTGTACCGGCCGGCAGCGATGAGATCCTCGGCGAGCGCGGCCCCATCTTTCAGTGAATTCATGGTCATCTCCGGCAGCGAGTCGGTGTACATGAAATGCAGGAGGGCCTCGAACGACTCCGGGTGCATGTCGCTGATGCGCACGTAGCTGGTGTCCTTCTCCTTGGTCGGGCCGAAGAACTCCTCCTTGAAAACTGCCGACCGGGCGGCGAGCACGGACTTGTGCGCGGCGAAAATCTTGCCGCCGACCTCGAACTCCACGTCTGCCCCTTCCTTCGTCGCTTGGAGGCGGCCTAGATCCGCGTGCAGCCCGGACAGCGGTGGCACCCTGGCCCTCAGGACGGGCGGTTCCGGCGGCGGCTGTCCCCTCGGCCCATCAGATGGCTCCGGCGAGGCAGATGACGGCGGTGGTGCTGGCCTCCCGACGGATGGATTCACCGGGGCAGGAGTTGGCGGCGGCGCCTTCTCGCCGGATGGACTCGAGTGGCTAGAGAGCGTGACGACGACACCTCGGCGGCTGGCTCCGAGCTCTGGCCGACTGCCCGCTGGAAAAACAGTGAGGTCGCATTCGCATCGGATCGCGAAGCGATCGCCGCTCTTGAAAAACTCCACGAAGTGCTCGCGCGAGACGAAGCGCTCGTAGCCGCACGCGTCCCCTTTCCGgccgaaggcggcggcgaccttgCCGGACGTGAGATACCGCGTCCCGCCTCCCACGTCGCGCATCATCAAAATGAACAACACGTGGACGTCGtccccggctgcggcggcggcagctgccccgccgcctccttcaTCTTCGTCCATCAGGAGGTAGAGGGACATGAACCCGGTGGTGCCGGCGAGCCTCCCGTTGGGGTCGAAGACGACGCGCCAGGAGTGGCCGCCGACGTGGACCAGGGCAGACTTGGCGCAACTGCCGTTGGCCAGCTTCGTGGCCTCCGAGTAGGAGCCGACGGTCATCGTGAGCACCCCTCCTGGTCGCACGGTGGCGCCGGCATGGCCGCCGACGCTGGCATGGCAGATCGAGCGCAAAGAGACGCGGGCGCGCGCAAGCTTAGTTTCCTAGGGCCGGCGATGGGAACGATAGGAGTTCACGAGATTGACGCGAGGATTTTATCGCGCATGATCGATGCCCATCGCATCACCTACCTATTTCTGTTTTTTGAGGGATAAATATCGAAGCGTTCATTTCGGCTTCCGTACAATATTTAATATATACTTGTAGGATATAATTTATATATTGGTATGTATAAGCTTGTTTTTTCATGGTATATATAAGGCCATAATTCCGTACGTGGTCGGGATAGGCCATGTCGTAGTCGTATAGTACTTCTAGTAGAGGTGGTAAGGAGACTAAAATAATTTAATCTAGATATAATCTAGGGTACAACTTAAAAAGAGCCCAACTTTTGTTTTATagaattttgagctaaaaatagaGTATATATGAAGATCAAGTTGGATTGCGATAAAAGTATAGAGTCATGATCCATTTCCACCTCTAATACTACTCGCACTTGCCCATTATCACCTCTAGTTTAGCTAGTTCCCACTGGCGACGATTATTCGGCGGCGATGTCCCCGTTGTATGCGCCCCTAGCTGCCGGTGCCGAGGACGACGACCTGATCCGCACGTTGCTCCCGGAGGAGGTGACCGTGTCCAGCGTCGTCGCGAGGGCGGTCGGCACCGGGCACCACATGCTCAAGGTGGAGGGCTACTCGCGGCTCAAGCACACGCGCGGCGACAACGGCAGCCCCCTCCTGTCCGGCGAGTTCAGGGCCGGCGGCCACACCTGGATGATCCGCTGCTACCTCGACGGGCTGTGATCATGCTTGCGTCGGTGTAGATGCTGCCGGCCCTAGCGAGCCGATCAAGATTAGAAGCTAACGAGCCGAGGAAGATTACGAGCCGCGCATGGGCTGGGTGGACGAGCCGAGCGGAGCGCACATGCGCTGGGCGCAAGCAAAAACTCATTCAATCTGATGCTCTTTAGGCCACGTGGCAGATATCTAGATGGGACTGTACGGGCGCAGGTTTACAGCCCTGCTGTACCCAATTTTTTTCCCCGCGGAGGCGTTTGCTAGCTTCTGTCTTTCCATTTGTGgttataagagcatctccagtagtttggcaaatcgagttgtcatctttgatttttggcaaaaacgttaaaaatactcctccaacagtttggcaaaagacttgtcAGTTTCTGGCAACTTaggaaaaaccagcctccaacgcgtaaatatacgcgcgcggcgcgcggttggcatcgtggtttctagtcaggtgggagggtgaaaaaagaaataaataacagagaagggttcctgatttaagttttcaagaggtggaagggcataaatataattttgtttctctctcagggttcctgatgtaagttagatctagatttgacaagtgaattatgccaaactgttggagataagttttttttttacttggcatatctttttagaagttgacaaaacacaagatatgccaagtaaaatatggcaaactcttggagatgctcttagagtGTGTTTCTCATAATTAGTCAACTTTCCTTGCTTTGTGTTTAGGCTTCGGACCGGGCCAAGCTAGGTGTTTAGGCTTGGATTTGGGGTGCCCTGGGCCCTTTTCGAGGCCTGTTTCCTAAGTGAGTTCTGCGTTTCCGTCCATGGTTTTGAGCATTGTGCAAAAGTAGTTCATTTAGGTCCATTTTCCTTCAAAAAAGAACATTGTTCCAAAACCAAATACATATGCAAAAATGAGGTTATTTCaagtgccaagtggcgggttagtataAGAATGAGTATGAAAACCACACTAAAACAACACTAAAAAGGTGTTATTAACGAGCGTCAACATGTTCATTGTCGCCCTTGGTGAAGATATAAAAGAATATCCATAAAAACTTTCTTCAAATCAGGATTTCGGccaaccaaaacagaggccccACAATCGAGTTGAGGTTTAAGCTCATCATACACTACTTGGCAAGAGTAGTCTTGCACAATCCCCCTCCAACAACTGATACAATCTTCATCATCTCGTGGGGCACCTCGTCCCACTAGGGCGATGAGACCATTGATATGACCCCACCCCTTGAATTATCAATACCAATGAGCTGCTTCACCTCTTTCTACATAGCCTCAAGATGAGGATTAATTGCCAAAGTAGCATAGACTGCATCCATCATGCATCTATTTCAGATTTAACCATGCATGTAGCCTCTTTCTATTATGATCAAAGTATTAAGATATCCAAACTCATTAGCACGAGGCAACTACCAGctaatatgaaatgcacaaacATACCAAAATGTAGCCCTTCACTTCCTAACGAACCGAGATTGAAGCATGTGACCTGCAGAAAGCAAGTATATTACTCAAATTGGGAGTTAACCAACAGTAAAATAAATCAAGCAAGAGCATCTGTTCAGTACCCAGAAGAGCAACATAATATAATCAAGAAAAGCATCAAAGTAAATAAGTTTTAAATCTGTAAGTCCAAGCTGAAAACAGTAAAAAAAACAGGCCATTCTCATATACATTAGAATGAATAGGTTACTGTCTTTTTTATCAGACAAGCAGTAGAATGCAGACAGTCTCAATATTTTTACTCATCTGTATGTGTGACTGCACAAAATAGTTCAGGTTCTGGCTCggattcttgttcttgttctggCTCCGAAGCAGTAAAACAGAGTATCAACAAAACTCAGGTCAATGCTTTCTACATGGCatatatgatatatcataaaaATAATCAGCTCTCATAAATATATCAATACAGTAAGTAGTTAGGGAGCACCAACATTGACAACAAATGTGTACATCATGAGCTTACTGCAATTGCAAGTGATATAGCATCCAATACATATATAATGAGGTCATATACTAAATGTATAAATCAAGATGTTTGGTCAGATGCTTACCACAGCTGTCGAAGCAAGAATCTCCACAGTTCATCAATGAGCTGAAAGAATATCAAGGACATCGGTAGAGCTGATATTGTATCAACCACTGTACTTTGtcaaataagaagaaaaaacattagTAGCATAGCTTACATATTCAAGCTGAGAATTTTTTTCTCTCAGCTCAAGTTTAGTATGAGAAATATTAACCATCATTGCACATGTCCAATGCCTCGGCTCATGTTTAGTATGAAAAAAATTAGCCATCACTGCACATGTCCAATGCCTCATCTCAAGTGTAGCATCCAAAAAACATCATTGAAAATGTCCAATGCCTCGGCAAAATTATAGAATGAAGTAAGAAAAATCATCATTGGCATTGAACAAGTGCTTAGGCAGAATGAAAACTATTATCATCGGCATGGACAAGTGCTCAGTAAAAAAATTTGTTCTCAGATGTATATCGGCATGCACAAGTGCTTAGTAAAAAAATCTTTCTCAGATGTATCTCACACAATTGGCATCGACAGCAACAAATAAGTCGTCCATAGTCACCAGAGTAAGGGAGGAGGGGACGCAGGAACAAACAAAGGAGGGGAAGATGGGCCCTTTTTAACCACAACCTGTAGACCAAACAGAATTGTCAGTTTTTCTGCACCAAATGCTACCAGCAATGAAATGTTATAAAGAAACTCAAGTGATAGAAGGTTCAGAAGGTAATTCATGCTCCAAGTGTATTCAATACCGGAAAAAGGATTAACAAAGATACACCATCATACATCATAGCAATTGCCAGAAGCCAAGCTGCAATAAGATGATAAAGAGAAACATAGCAGCAATATATTAATTAATCTTGATACCACATTAAGCTGATACAGGTGCAAGAAAATATATAAACAAGCAACCAAAATAAACTTTGGAACAAGAAAGATCACCGGGTTATATCTGGTGTTCCCTGGGAAAGCTTTTTACAGCTGCATCCCATGAACGTGCATTGAGAAAGACGATTATCAATGAAAGAGCAACATATTGCTTCCTAGAACAAAGCTATATTCATGTTTTATGATATATCTTCAGCAACAGAGACGGTTATCAATGAGTTTTCGCTCAATTGTGCATGAATTGCATCTACGATTAAGTAGAATTTAAGATCAGGATGAAGTGCAGAGGGGCACCAAAAGAAGTGAAAATTATTGGGGTCCTTACTATCAGTTTTCTTTATTGACAGTAGGCTCATGTCCAAATAAAAACTAAGACATGGATCCACAATATAATTCAGATAAGTACCAGATGGATATGCAGAGATCATACTTGCATAAACATGTTTAGAACAAGAAAGATGCCAAACTTTTTGAGCCATATAGAGAATATGTTCGGTCAACAAACAAATGTTCTCAACAGAACATCCAAACTTTTTGAGCCATATAGAGAATACTTTCAATACAGGTCAAATGCTTGTTTTATAGCCTATACAAGCACATGTTTAGAGTATATACACCTTCGCATATAGCATGTTCTGGAGCTTATAAATAATTCTTCATCACATATCAAGTGTAAGAACTAGATTATTCAGAACAGGAACAATTTGCATAAATACAACACATCAAGGAGGAGCTAGAGGCATTTTACCTAGAGTTTGTCTGATCTGTGAAGGGGAACTAACAATTTATCAAACCAATGCAAGGATAACCTCGGAGGCATATCATCGAACACATTACCGAAACGACCTAAGACGCATCACACACCTAGTCAGGGACCTACCCACAACAGAAAGGGAAGAGAAAGGGAGGGCATACCTGGAGCAGGAGGGGATTGAGAGGGGCCGGGCTCATGGGGGACGAAGAGCGGGGTGTGCTGGAGATTGGAGAAGTAGAGGAGGGAACAACCCACCTTGCCAGATCCATGACGATCTTTGTTCCTAGGATGCAGCACTATTCAAATCTGAGAATATTTTTGTCATGGAACTGACCGATGGGCTTAAAACCATAAGAACGATGGGAACAAAACCATATGACCAAACAGTTAAAGTGTTACAACATCTCAGCAATGTGAATGGGTAGCCCCTCCTCCTTTTTTTCTGGGCTTGGGACCAGCTATGCGAAATTAAGTGTTACTTCAAGTTGCATAGGCGGAGTTCCCTACCcacccacccaaaaaaaaagaaatatagaaataatgcattttttttgtagtttttaggttttgcattttttttctggttttttgtttttttctaagCTAAGAAGCAATGAAcccaaaaaaagaaatatagaAATAATGCATTTTTGTAGTTTTTAGGTTttgctttttttgttttttttctggttttctattttttttttgttttttctaagCTAAGAAGCAATGAAAGTACATGGACCCACAAAGATAGACAGGAAGGCCCCATTTGCGCCAGGTCACACGTAGTGCCACAATTCCAACGTGGTGAAATTAAGTCCTCCCATTGAGCAAGCCAAGCTGGACCTGCGAGAGGGCAGAGGAGAAGGTGGTCAAAAAACCTAAAATCTTCCACACGCTGAAACCAACGTTAATGAGCGACGAAAGTCATCGGAAATGGAACTCAGACACAAGAACGGATCGGACATGTGCAATACTACTGAACGAAATTTGATATGCCGAGGATTAGCTGCCAAGAGATTTAATTTGTGTATTAATGCAATTATTAAAGATCAATAAATAGGGTATAATACGGCATGCAATCTAACCTACCAAAGCAAAAACATTATAGTAACATATTCATGGCATAACATCCAAGAAGATGgtagaaaaagaataaaataaaacaGACCAAGAAGTAAGAGAATCTTCATCGGATTAGTAAATTGGACCTTTTCCTTAATTATATGTATACCTGGAGGAAGTAAAATACAGTCCGTTTGCCAGCGAACTGAGGAACATTGAAAACACGCATGCTAGTAACTGATTCCCAGACGGACTATTAACGTGGAAGAAGGTAGTGCAACGGAAGAAACCGAAGAAAATGAAACAGATGAAGAAATAATAATAATGTTGAAATAGAATGCAAGGGTCCGAAATGAGTCTGCTTACATGTATGCTACGGGAAGGAAATAAGGATGACTTGCGTCCAACCGATTCAAGCGCTGGTGGGATCGGCTCCTAACTCCGTGGCAATGACCTCATCGCCAGCAGATGAGACCtcaccttcctcttcctcttcctcctcacaCAAATCATCACCATCCTTGGACTGGAAGCGGGAAGGAATTTGATCGTcagtataaaaaataaaaaattgttgAATTCACATACGAACCCGAGTGAGCAGAGCATCTGGTATGTACCTTATCGCCGATTTGATCCGTTGAGTCAGCTGGAGCATCTTCATTCAGTCGTTGGAGATGGAGCATGAGGCTGTTGGGATGGAGTTGTGCTTCGTGCCTCAGCTCAGCCTCTACTTTCTCCACCTCATCGGGAGAGGCACCCTCACAGTCGACATATACTTTGACTCTGCGAAGCGAAGGGAGGCAGTGCAACCCCAGGCTGTGGCAGCTACCGTTCCCATCCTTGTATAGGGCCCTGACGGGAACATGAAACTCGAGGTCTTGGAGATTTGGCACTACGGTTGGTGGGACTGATCTGCTGGAGGACTCGTCCTCTGTGCTGGAACCAAAGGCCGCCAGAGCACCCTGCTGCTTTCCATTCCAGAGGCTAAATGGAACACAAGCCGAGTCCTCGTTGACCACAAACTGCACCATCCAGCCCGAGAATCTGCAATGTCGCAACTTCTGGAAGAAGCCATCGCCGGCAATAACAACACTTGCTGTGGAACCGGACGACAAGAACCACGGCCGAGGCGTTGACAGATCGAGCCGACGGAGCTGTGGCAACCCGCCCACGGCTCGCAGACCGGCCTCGTCTATATTATCCACTTTTAAGTCCAAGTAGCATAGACTGGGGAGACGTGCAGGGCTAATCCATGATGGCAGCCGACGGAGCGCTACACTTTCTACTATCAAACTTTGGAGATGCTGTGAAAGCACCACCCTGTCCCACTCCACCGACGGAGGGCTAATCCTTGGGGTTTTATAACCATAGCTTAGTGATAGACGCTGGAGCTTGTGGAGATTCCCTAGCGACTGCGCTAGATCCGACAACACTGTCTCTTCCAAAAAACCGCGAATGCTATTAATGCTAAGCACTCTGAGTTCGCTCAGGTTGCCGAGGGCCTTCACAAATTGCCGCTTGGACTCGTGATTCAGGTTGTCGATACATATACGCAGCTCCTCCAATGACGTCAGCTTCTTCAGCAACCCATCCGGCGCGCACGCACGGGAGCCACCACGTAGGCAGACCAGCTGCGTTAACTGGCAAACGCCAAATGGCAGTACCCGAATGCCAGAACCGTCCAAGTCAAGTGTCTGTAGAAACTTGAGCTTTCCTATTTCTTCCGGGAGCTCATAAATACCATATGCACCTTGTAGCCCAAGGTACCTCAAATGAAGTAGATCTCCAAGGTGCTTAAGACCCTGCCAGCCTTCTTCACAGTTGCATCCCTCTAAAGCTAGCACACGCAAGAGTTTAAAGCTTGGATGCAAGACCCAACTTCCAATATCACACCTACAGGCAACCAATGACCTCACTCTTGCCATGCCCGTGTCATCTTCCTGCTGGGTTAATTGCTTCATCACTCTGTTCTGGTGAGCTAATCTGCGCACCTTGTTTCCTGAAGGTGACGTGACTTTGTCATCATTTGAGATAGTCACAAAGTTTTCTTCGTATGACAACCCACGGACGAGATCGAGCACCATGTCATGAACTTGGCACGCAAATATGTCCCCACCTTCGTCCTCCTCTTCCCAGACTGCCTGGATCATGCTTCTATTTACGAGCTGATTGAAGTATTCCTCCCCCAGCTGAAACAAGCTGGTTCCTGTTTTCATCTCCACGAAACCTTCAGCTATCCATCTCCATATCAATCTATCTTTCCGAATGGAATAGTCTTCGGGATACACACTTAGATACAATAAGCAAGTCTTTAGATGCATAGGCAGATCATAGTAGCTAAGAGACAATATCCACTCAGTATCATGTGCTTGCTGGCCATCATTACCGCGATAGAAACCAGGAGAGTCGCACACAGCAAGCCAGTCTTCCGTTTTTTTACCCACAAGCATACTAGCCATTGTGATGATAGCTAATGGTACACCATCACATTTTCTCATAATCTTTTCACATGCTTCGGCAGGAAGATTTGCAGGACGTTCACCTCCACCATCAAACAGCCTTGTGAATAACAACATTTTGGAGTCATCATCTGAGAGTGGTCGTAGCTGGTAAATAACACCGGTGGCAACTTCTGATTTACGTGTAGTTTTTATTACTATACTTCCTCTGTCATTCTCAACCAAAGCCAATTCTATTTTCTTCCAATATCTTGTCTCCCATACATCGTCGATAACAATAAAATATCTGCATGTCAAGAGCCTCCGTTAGTAAAATATGTTTAAGCCATCTACAAAACAAGGAGTTATTATGACTAGATGAaggatttaaaaaaatcatcatTTCAAAGAATTACATTGTACATTTTGACCGATCGATAATAAGTTAACAACATTCGTAAAAATTAGTTAAGGTTTTAATTAAGATCCAAAGATATATGCATGAAATGGTAAGCAtacatggttttaaatagcgggctatgatAAATAGCGGCGTATTTTTTCCGAGGCTAAgaggctatagcgggctatgacAAATAGCGGTTTACCATTGAACCATGGAAAATACAAGTAATAGATGCACAAAAACATAGTAATTAGGGAATTTcataaacataaatatatttCTAGGGCTACAGGAACATTATTTAAGTTGATaatacaacaaaattaatacaatcaaatattcagttgtcAAAACGACCAAAGCAGTAGCACCGAGCTAAGTATAAGGCTATAGCGGCGCTAAAGCTATGCCATTTAGCACAGCTATAGCTCAATTAGCTTCCATAGCTACCATAGTGGCACAAATACAAATAGCGTAGCGGAGACTCTCTAAGAAGGCTATAGCGGGGCTATAGTggggctatagcccgctatttaaaaccatgtaaGCATACCAAACTTGGCACTGTTGGGTTGTTGGCACCGGTGTAACAAAATAATTCTATACTGCACTAATGATAGAATTACAGTGGAAAATACACTCTTAATTTGCAGCGCGGAGTATCAGAAAATGGCTAATAATTCATACCTCTTGCTTTGGAGGAAATCTTTGAGTTCG
This portion of the Panicum virgatum strain AP13 chromosome 2N, P.virgatum_v5, whole genome shotgun sequence genome encodes:
- the LOC120659122 gene encoding BTB/POZ and MATH domain-containing protein 2-like gives rise to the protein MSAPIPKPPPRPSVQQAAAPAGASSRAPAPALRSSISMSGLPADLGRLLETKQGAEVDFEVCGKVFAAHKLVLAARSSVFMEDFFGPAKEKATGSSHIRICDMHPDAFEALLHYLYTDSLPATVPNAREEAAVIAQDLIVAADRYNLKDLKPVTENKLCKHSFSASTVLPMLVVAEHHQCWKLKDKCLEFIAAGRNTRAVMATDDVEHLARRCPAVVKEVLAKILDAREATPSNPLMVSVDVSYIYALIFMVPLGLCVLLLHVLFR
- the LOC120659123 gene encoding uncharacterized protein LOC120659123, whose product is MTVGSYSEATKLANGSCAKSALVHVGGHSWRVVFDPNGRLAGTTGFMSLYLLMDEDEGGGGAAAAAAAGDDVHVLFILMMRDVGGGTRYLTSGKVAAAFGRKGDACGYERFVSREHFVEFFKSGDRFAIRCECDLTVFPAGSRPELGASRRGVVVTLSSHSSPSGEKAPPPTPAPVNPSVGRPAPPPSSASPEPSDGPRGQPPPEPPVLRARVPPLSGLHADLGRLQATKEGADVEFEVGGKIFAAHKSVLAARSAVFKEEFFGPTKEKDTSYVRISDMHPESFEALLHFMYTDSLPEMTMNSLKDGAALAEDLIAAGRYNLKDLKSLTENKLCSHVGVSTVLLMLAIAEQYQCCKLKKMCLGFIGSRANAWAIMATNDIENLARSSPSPLP